Proteins from a single region of Streptomyces sp. HUAS 15-9:
- a CDS encoding 30S ribosomal protein bS22: MGSVIKKRRKRMAKKKHRKLLKRTRVQRRNKK; encoded by the coding sequence GTGGGCTCTGTTATCAAGAAGCGGCGCAAGCGGATGGCCAAGAAGAAGCACCGCAAGCTGCTCAAGCGCACGCGCGTTCAGCGTCGTAACAAGAAGTAA
- a CDS encoding NAD-dependent epimerase/dehydratase family protein, translated as MGKVVLVTGVARQLGGRFVRRIQRDPQVDRVVAVDAVPPEHHLGGADFIQADIRQPTIARVLAETSADTVVHMDVTGTALGSGSRTTVKETNVIGTMQLLGACQKSPTVKRLVVKSSTNVYGSAPRDPAVFTETTPAKSLPSGGFAKDTVEVEGYVRGFARRRPDVAVCVLRFANILGPTADTPLASYFALPVLPTVFGYDPRLQFVHEDDVIEVLRIASHEPERGTLNSGTFNVAGDGVLLLSQCSRRLGRPTVPLLLPAVTWAGSLVRTLGMTDFSPEQIRLLTHGRVVATDQMRETLGFKPKYTTAETFADFVRSQGPGLLPPEDLARAVDRIAALSLRDSGQTPTQSAN; from the coding sequence TTGGGGAAGGTCGTGCTCGTGACCGGAGTGGCCCGTCAGCTGGGGGGCCGGTTCGTACGACGCATCCAGCGTGACCCACAGGTGGACCGGGTCGTCGCCGTGGACGCGGTGCCACCCGAGCACCATCTGGGCGGGGCGGACTTCATCCAGGCCGACATCCGCCAGCCCACCATCGCGCGAGTGCTGGCCGAGACGTCCGCGGATACCGTCGTTCATATGGACGTGACCGGCACAGCGCTGGGCAGCGGGAGCCGTACGACGGTCAAGGAGACCAACGTCATCGGCACCATGCAGCTGCTCGGGGCCTGCCAGAAGTCCCCGACCGTGAAGCGGCTGGTGGTGAAGTCCAGTACGAACGTCTACGGGTCCGCGCCACGGGATCCGGCCGTGTTCACCGAGACCACCCCGGCCAAGTCTCTGCCCAGCGGCGGCTTCGCGAAGGACACGGTGGAGGTCGAGGGGTATGTGCGCGGGTTCGCCCGGCGGCGGCCCGATGTCGCCGTGTGCGTGCTGCGGTTCGCGAACATCCTCGGGCCGACCGCGGACACGCCGCTCGCCTCGTACTTCGCGCTGCCCGTTCTGCCCACCGTGTTCGGCTACGACCCGCGGTTGCAGTTCGTGCACGAGGACGATGTGATCGAGGTACTGCGGATCGCCTCGCACGAGCCGGAGCGGGGCACGCTCAACAGCGGCACGTTCAACGTCGCCGGCGACGGCGTCCTGCTGCTCTCGCAGTGCTCCAGGCGCCTGGGGCGTCCCACGGTGCCGCTGCTGCTGCCCGCGGTCACCTGGGCCGGCTCCCTCGTCCGTACGCTGGGCATGACGGACTTCTCACCCGAGCAGATCCGGCTGCTGACCCACGGCCGGGTCGTGGCGACGGATCAGATGCGCGAGACGCTGGGCTTCAAGCCGAAGTACACGACCGCGGAGACGTTCGCGGACTTCGTGCGCAGCCAGGGCCCCGGCCTGCTGCCGCCGGAGGACCTAGCGCGAGCCGTCGACCGGATCGCCGCGCTGTCCCTGCGGGACAGCGGCCAGACCCCGACGCAGAGCGCCAACTGA